AGGATAATGCATTGATTTCCCCTTGAAGCTGGGAAGTTGGTTTGACGATGGCTTTCATGTCGTTGATAACTCCTTCGTAAGTGTTTATATGTAATATCCGATGAAGGTAAGTAGAATTCCACCGGTATAACTGAGCAAGGTATACAGCATCAAAACCTTCCATTGACCTGCTAGCAGCAATTTCATACATTCTAGATTCATCGTTGAAAATGTCGTGAAAGCGCCCATAAAACCTGTGCCGATCAAAAGTTTCCAATTGTCATAAGCATGGTATTTCATGAGGATTCCAATCAGAAAACTGCCCAAAAGATTTATTGTCAGTGTACCATACGGAATAGAACTTGGGAACCTTCTGCTCAGGTAACTCCCTAGTTGAAAACGGCATATCGCACCGAAAAATCCACCAAAACTCACCAAACACATCGCCCATATCCACATAAATGTCAAGAGAGATTCCCCCCTTGAATGGACTTAGCTAGGCGAATACCCAGCCATGTTATGAGAAGTCCTCCCCATAAACTCCCAAGGACATAGAGTAAAGCTAAGATCATATGACCCTGCCTTAGCATATTAACTGTTTCATAGCTAAAAGTAGAGAATGTAGTAAATGAGCCTATAAAGCCAGTTGTTATGGCCATTTGCAGTTTGGCTGGTATCCGCAGCTTATCTGTAAACACAAGAAACCCAAGCAGTAAACAGCCCGCTAAATTGCAAAAAAAAGTTCCCCATGGAAAAACGACCTCCGTGCTTGGATTCCAGATCGTTGAGAACCCGAAGCGCGCAAGCGCGCCCAATATGCCTGCTAAACCAATATAGAGCATAGTGCTGTAACTGCGTTTGCTATCCATGCGTTTGACATCTCCGCTTATTATTTCTATCATTACTTGTTAGGGGATTCCCCTATATACGAAAGCTTGGAGGTTCTAATATGGATACCATTTTACCATCTGAAATCAAAGAA
Above is a genomic segment from Paenibacillus sp. HWE-109 containing:
- the crcB gene encoding fluoride efflux transporter CrcB — its product is MWIWAMCLVSFGGFFGAICRFQLGSYLSRRFPSSIPYGTLTINLLGSFLIGILMKYHAYDNWKLLIGTGFMGAFTTFSTMNLECMKLLLAGQWKVLMLYTLLSYTGGILLTFIGYYI
- the crcB gene encoding fluoride efflux transporter CrcB encodes the protein MDSKRSYSTMLYIGLAGILGALARFGFSTIWNPSTEVVFPWGTFFCNLAGCLLLGFLVFTDKLRIPAKLQMAITTGFIGSFTTFSTFSYETVNMLRQGHMILALLYVLGSLWGGLLITWLGIRLAKSIQGGNLS